One Desulfovibrio fairfieldensis genomic window carries:
- a CDS encoding DUF6651 domain-containing protein, whose amino-acid sequence MPFKKDEHGNYVEQDGLLVFVGPDGAERPYDPDAKAKQIAELTEKSAKRGKELEDFKARYAALADIEDPGAFVSRAKQDAETVASLKDKDRTTEEAFQKRLAAAVKDAVSPVAAERDKLKGEQEQTLAQLHQAVIGGSFAQSKYVADKLVNPALAQRLFQGSFYIKDGKPVGRDGEGNDIYGTDGIANFDEALCKLVEASPFKDNILRPTPGGAGTNNTNTATNFGGSGRMTPEQAGGLTPEAYAKARKDGRI is encoded by the coding sequence ATGCCGTTCAAAAAAGATGAGCACGGCAATTATGTGGAGCAGGACGGGCTGCTTGTTTTTGTTGGCCCGGACGGCGCGGAACGCCCGTATGACCCTGACGCCAAAGCCAAGCAGATCGCGGAGCTGACGGAAAAATCGGCCAAGCGCGGCAAGGAACTGGAAGATTTCAAGGCGCGGTATGCGGCTTTGGCGGATATTGAAGATCCGGGGGCGTTTGTTTCCCGCGCCAAGCAGGATGCGGAGACGGTTGCCAGCCTGAAAGACAAGGACCGGACCACGGAAGAGGCCTTCCAGAAGCGTCTTGCCGCAGCCGTGAAGGATGCGGTTTCGCCCGTGGCCGCCGAACGCGACAAGCTCAAGGGTGAGCAGGAGCAGACGCTTGCACAACTGCATCAGGCCGTTATCGGAGGCAGTTTTGCCCAATCGAAGTACGTCGCGGACAAACTCGTGAACCCGGCTCTGGCGCAACGGCTTTTCCAAGGCAGTTTTTACATCAAGGACGGCAAACCCGTGGGCCGCGACGGTGAAGGAAACGACATTTACGGCACGGACGGCATCGCCAACTTTGACGAAGCCCTGTGCAAGCTCGTGGAGGCCTCCCCCTTCAAGGACAACATCTTGCGGCCGACGCCGGGAGGGGCCGGAACGAACAACACCAATACGGCCACCAATTTCGGGGGCAGCGGCCGGATGACGCCGGAACAGGCCGGAGGCCTGACCCCGGAGGCCTATGCCAAAGCCCGCAAGGACGGCCGCATTTAA
- a CDS encoding BrnT family toxin, translated as MQYEYDPNKSAANKLKHGLDFDEAKALWDDDNALMLRVDRPGEERHIVIGHMFGTYWTAVITFRGENIRIISVRRARKEEVMLYEQG; from the coding sequence ATGCAGTACGAATATGACCCCAACAAAAGCGCTGCCAATAAGCTCAAGCACGGTCTCGATTTCGATGAGGCCAAGGCCCTGTGGGATGACGATAATGCGTTGATGCTTCGAGTGGACAGGCCGGGTGAAGAACGTCATATCGTAATCGGCCATATGTTCGGTACTTACTGGACAGCAGTTATTACGTTCAGGGGCGAGAATATTCGTATCATTTCAGTGCGCCGCGCCCGTAAAGAAGAGGTCATGCTTTATGAACAAGGATAA
- a CDS encoding DnaT-like ssDNA-binding protein, producing the protein MPTLIVEDGSMPEGANVYADLDAADAWLVPRGLWPATPVAVDAATGMETPDAGVVAAKKAALLRGADWLNALPGGRWKSEPVQEGRVMAFPRKAAPGIVPAAVRLANMELAAVIHGGSNPLAPLEHGGVIQSESRSSSKTVGPLTESASHSLNYAADAPPETYYPAVAGLLAPYLDVIPGKSAGGCMAVGRG; encoded by the coding sequence ATGCCGACACTGATTGTTGAAGACGGCAGCATGCCTGAAGGGGCCAACGTCTATGCCGACCTGGACGCGGCGGACGCCTGGCTGGTGCCGCGCGGCCTGTGGCCCGCGACTCCTGTGGCGGTGGATGCCGCGACGGGCATGGAGACGCCGGACGCCGGGGTGGTGGCCGCCAAAAAGGCCGCGCTGCTGCGCGGTGCCGACTGGCTCAATGCGTTGCCGGGCGGCCGTTGGAAGAGTGAGCCCGTGCAAGAGGGCCGGGTGATGGCCTTTCCGCGCAAGGCTGCGCCGGGCATTGTGCCCGCCGCAGTCAGGCTTGCCAATATGGAACTGGCCGCCGTGATCCACGGCGGAAGCAATCCTCTGGCCCCGCTGGAGCATGGGGGCGTGATCCAGTCCGAAAGCCGAAGCTCGAGTAAAACCGTGGGGCCGCTCACCGAGAGCGCCAGCCATAGTCTGAACTATGCGGCCGACGCGCCGCCGGAAACATACTATCCGGCCGTGGCCGGTCTGCTGGCGCCGTACCTGGACGTGATTCCGGGCAAGAGCGCCGGGGGCTGCATGGCTGTGGGGAGGGGCTAG
- a CDS encoding ASCH domain-containing protein has product MLLSEHLRRRGIDWRTIKALSVRQPYASQIVYGEKAVEWRSKTFAYRGPLVICASKTVRVTMKNGIELPVGVALGIADMVDCRPMRPADLAPACCRDWTGPVTGFAWVLADPHEVEPVPVKGIVAPWPWTQRGGPDLTLCPGWHAEHVLTGLH; this is encoded by the coding sequence ATGCTCTTATCGGAACATTTGCGCCGCCGTGGTATCGACTGGCGCACAATCAAAGCCTTGTCAGTGCGCCAGCCCTACGCCTCGCAAATCGTCTATGGCGAAAAAGCCGTGGAATGGCGGTCAAAAACATTTGCCTACCGTGGCCCCCTGGTGATCTGCGCGTCAAAAACCGTGCGCGTCACCATGAAAAACGGCATTGAGTTACCCGTCGGCGTTGCCCTGGGCATTGCGGATATGGTGGACTGCCGCCCCATGCGCCCCGCCGATCTGGCCCCCGCCTGTTGCCGGGACTGGACCGGCCCGGTCACGGGCTTTGCCTGGGTGCTGGCGGACCCGCACGAGGTGGAGCCCGTGCCGGTCAAGGGCATTGTGGCCCCGTGGCCTTGGACACAGCGCGGCGGCCCTGACCTGACCCTGTGCCCCGGATGGCACGCGGAGCACGTCTTGACCGGGCTGCATTGA
- a CDS encoding DNA translocase FtsK — protein MILAILIAFIILCACLGMYQINFKAGLTKKMEDEKAKIYFSSSSKIFCDHNQEGEQVQLIFDPDQHKMFYVKVTKELSQIVNKPFEDIIACEVIIDGETVTRTSRGSQLMGAAVGGVLFGGVGAVVGALTGQKKNSEDIKQIIVKIVLNDLKIPNIKINLGKSIAQAKDIEDYIKIILHQKNTLYEGKGEIPSSDADQKNSDSPKIVDIGSRPTISQDPLYAPACDFVKKEKRASISLIQRKFEIDFNRAAQIVEQMEIDGIIGPADESQL, from the coding sequence ATGATCTTGGCTATACTCATTGCCTTCATAATTCTATGTGCTTGTCTTGGAATGTATCAAATAAACTTTAAGGCTGGGTTAACAAAAAAAATGGAAGATGAAAAAGCAAAAATTTACTTTTCATCTTCCTCAAAAATTTTTTGTGATCACAACCAAGAAGGGGAACAGGTCCAGCTTATTTTTGATCCAGATCAACATAAAATGTTTTATGTAAAGGTCACAAAAGAACTGTCACAAATTGTGAACAAGCCGTTTGAAGATATTATTGCCTGTGAAGTTATCATAGATGGAGAAACAGTTACCAGAACCTCTCGTGGTAGCCAGTTAATGGGAGCTGCCGTTGGGGGCGTCCTTTTTGGCGGCGTAGGCGCTGTTGTTGGAGCTTTAACAGGACAAAAGAAAAACAGTGAAGATATAAAACAAATTATAGTAAAAATAGTTTTAAATGACCTCAAAATACCAAACATAAAAATCAACCTTGGCAAATCAATTGCACAGGCAAAGGATATTGAAGATTATATTAAAATTATTTTACACCAAAAAAATACTTTATATGAGGGAAAAGGGGAAATACCATCATCTGACGCAGATCAAAAAAATAGTGATAGCCCAAAAATAGTAGATATTGGCTCACGCCCAACCATATCACAAGATCCTTTATATGCTCCTGCTTGTGATTTTGTTAAGAAAGAAAAAAGAGCTTCAATTTCACTTATACAACGTAAATTTGAAATAGATTTCAATCGAGCAGCTCAAATAGTTGAGCAGATGGAGATTGATGGAATTATCGGCCCTGCTGATGAGTCTCAGTTATAG
- the brnA gene encoding type II toxin-antitoxin system BrnA family antitoxin, with protein sequence MNKDKKNVSAEEFDRIFDEGKEDITPYLDLDSATRINKRAKRVNVDFPAWMVEAMDQEADRIGITRQAFIKVVIAERLGSLTQQA encoded by the coding sequence ATGAACAAGGATAAAAAAAATGTTTCAGCCGAGGAGTTTGACCGCATTTTTGACGAAGGCAAAGAGGACATTACCCCTTACCTTGATCTTGACTCGGCAACGCGTATCAACAAGAGAGCTAAACGCGTCAATGTGGACTTTCCCGCATGGATGGTTGAGGCTATGGATCAGGAGGCCGACCGCATAGGCATTACCCGCCAGGCATTTATTAAAGTGGTGATTGCTGAACGCTTGGGATCTCTCACGCAACAAGCCTAA
- a CDS encoding ribbon-helix-helix domain-containing protein, whose product MPKRKKEITWGGARTGAGRPPLPPEQHRPRPPRARITFDLEPEQAELVDAKADAQGVSRAAYIRALVLADIGVTDPAMRPWTPKTKPEKKDKAIPPEPQEE is encoded by the coding sequence ATGCCGAAGCGTAAAAAAGAAATCACCTGGGGAGGAGCGCGGACCGGAGCGGGACGCCCCCCCCTGCCCCCGGAGCAGCACCGCCCCCGGCCCCCTCGCGCCCGGATCACGTTTGACCTGGAACCGGAGCAGGCCGAGCTTGTGGACGCCAAGGCCGACGCCCAAGGCGTAAGCCGCGCCGCCTACATCCGCGCTCTGGTGCTGGCGGACATCGGTGTCACCGACCCGGCCATGAGACCATGGACGCCAAAGACCAAACCCGAAAAGAAAGACAAGGCTATCCCGCCAGAGCCTCAAGAGGAATGA
- a CDS encoding DUF932 domain-containing protein — translation MITGKTLTQLVAEIERQNNAMHDLIVPSQKMEMVAYDGQTPALRIENQPDLYPVTETGHETLTARLGIPSRYYARMREQAPALLAYNVNTWLKQEGDEGASRMVRTLDGQARAVLSDKYKRLDNYEFLMTVLPVLMESGAADGHSVEVQSTEITDRRMYVQLTFAGLETEFTVNKGGRKVGEVVKAGLIMRNSEVGYGCREIQFLAYTLACTNGMVLPREIGNFATRHIGGRKGNGDIFALSRETQEADARAFALATRDAVKQMISRDNLQNLVNQMQAANGRPITGAPDAAVRELGKSFSLTEDEQAAVMRHMINDGDLSHYGLTNAITRAAQDATSYDRAIELEEIGGVFLHMPERQLVPILAATGQERKAA, via the coding sequence ATGATCACCGGAAAGACTCTGACCCAGCTTGTCGCCGAAATTGAACGCCAGAACAACGCCATGCACGATCTGATTGTGCCGTCGCAAAAAATGGAAATGGTCGCCTATGACGGGCAGACCCCGGCCCTGAGAATCGAAAATCAGCCGGACCTGTACCCCGTGACCGAAACCGGGCACGAAACCTTGACCGCCCGCCTTGGCATACCCTCGCGCTATTATGCTCGGATGCGCGAACAGGCCCCGGCCCTGCTGGCGTACAACGTCAATACGTGGCTCAAGCAGGAGGGCGATGAAGGCGCGTCGCGCATGGTTCGCACTCTTGACGGCCAAGCCCGCGCCGTGCTGTCTGATAAGTATAAGCGTCTCGATAACTATGAGTTTTTGATGACCGTCTTGCCCGTGCTCATGGAAAGCGGCGCGGCGGACGGCCATTCTGTCGAGGTGCAGAGTACCGAGATCACTGACCGCCGGATGTATGTGCAATTGACGTTTGCCGGGCTTGAAACGGAATTTACGGTCAATAAGGGCGGACGCAAGGTGGGCGAAGTGGTGAAGGCCGGACTGATCATGCGCAACTCGGAAGTGGGTTACGGCTGCCGCGAGATTCAATTTTTGGCCTATACCCTGGCTTGCACAAATGGAATGGTGTTGCCGCGCGAGATCGGCAACTTTGCCACCCGCCACATAGGCGGACGCAAGGGCAACGGCGACATTTTTGCTCTGAGCCGGGAAACGCAGGAAGCGGACGCCCGCGCGTTCGCCTTGGCGACGCGCGACGCCGTAAAGCAGATGATCAGCCGGGACAATCTGCAAAATCTGGTCAATCAGATGCAGGCCGCCAATGGCCGCCCGATTACCGGCGCGCCTGACGCTGCCGTGCGCGAGCTGGGTAAATCTTTCTCGCTGACGGAGGACGAGCAGGCCGCCGTCATGCGCCACATGATCAATGACGGGGACCTGTCGCACTATGGATTGACGAACGCCATAACACGCGCCGCACAAGATGCGACGAGCTATGACCGCGCGATTGAACTTGAGGAAATCGGCGGGGTTTTTCTGCACATGCCCGAGCGTCAACTTGTGCCGATTCTGGCCGCCACCGGGCAGGAGCGGAAAGCCGCGTAA
- a CDS encoding DUF2846 domain-containing protein encodes MRKLICLLALAMAVALGAGCAKMPVRGDYMQDTPPQIVPDQESAVVYFLRESAFTGGGITYFIFEDDTKIGLLKSGSYFIHKATPGKHTYLAETESRAAVTLDIQPGQTYYIEGSIGMGFWAGRPQLTEITKPVADKLLPDLKYIRLATPEETDAYKQKEAENVL; translated from the coding sequence ATGCGTAAACTGATTTGCTTGCTGGCATTGGCTATGGCCGTGGCCCTGGGGGCCGGGTGTGCGAAGATGCCTGTACGGGGCGACTACATGCAGGATACCCCGCCTCAAATCGTCCCTGACCAGGAAAGCGCCGTGGTCTATTTTCTGCGGGAGAGTGCCTTTACCGGCGGCGGAATCACCTATTTCATTTTCGAAGACGACACCAAGATCGGCTTGCTGAAATCAGGCTCCTATTTCATCCATAAAGCCACACCGGGCAAACATACTTACTTGGCCGAAACGGAGTCGCGCGCCGCCGTTACCTTGGATATCCAGCCGGGCCAAACGTATTACATCGAAGGCAGCATTGGCATGGGATTCTGGGCCGGACGGCCCCAGTTGACCGAAATAACCAAGCCCGTGGCAGATAAATTGTTGCCGGATTTGAAGTACATCCGGCTTGCCACCCCAGAAGAAACTGATGCCTACAAGCAAAAAGAGGCAGAGAACGTCTTATGA
- a CDS encoding helix-turn-helix domain-containing protein, whose protein sequence is MRFRSHLRGHLAKKGIGVRELSRRSGVSTDSLYRAMDDLTVDTCTLKMLGKVADVLGIPVRDLYEEVKASEPQL, encoded by the coding sequence ATGCGATTCAGAAGCCATTTGCGTGGCCACCTGGCAAAAAAAGGAATCGGGGTCCGAGAACTCAGCCGCCGGTCAGGTGTCTCCACGGATTCCCTGTACCGGGCCATGGACGATCTGACCGTGGATACATGCACGCTCAAAATGCTGGGAAAAGTGGCGGATGTGCTGGGCATTCCGGTGCGCGACCTCTATGAGGAAGTCAAAGCCAGTGAGCCGCAGCTCTGA
- a CDS encoding phage Gp37/Gp68 family protein, translated as MTTKVEWADATFNPVVGCMFRCGKRRAGCLLDGREWNEVPEVKA; from the coding sequence ATGACCACCAAAGTCGAATGGGCCGATGCCACCTTCAATCCGGTGGTGGGCTGCATGTTTAGATGCGGCAAGCGCCGCGCTGGGTGCCTGCTCGACGGGCGGGAGTGGAATGAGGTGCCGGAGGTGAAGGCATGA
- a CDS encoding phage tail tube protein: MSQLAFASGGFHGLTFIPETEFGVTPTGVDVYRFRHTTCGLEAKKDSLQSAELRDDAQISDHRLGNKQAGGDVGFEFSYGAFDEFLAAAVRGAWAGDVLKAGVTMRSFTIQRLFRDIGQYETFTGCEVNTLSLTVATNAMVTGSINFVGKDGGFADAPLSLSPISPGSYAPFDGFSGALFEGGTKIATVTSIELQINNSLNPLYVIGDRATAGIQAGRINISGTVSAYFANQDLLKRFLNEEESSLKFMLGNGVENSYSVEVPRLKYTAGSNPVNDESAIQLSLPFQALMDSVTGSNIVITRIPGAVVDAVPPTLATTSPSNGAVDVPVDGNIVLNFSEPVVKGSGNITITDGSGNSVIIPVTDGQVSVYGSQVTISLDAPLQASTTYYVNIGDGALTDAAGNAFTGIVDTTTLSFTTAA, encoded by the coding sequence ATGAGCCAGCTTGCTTTCGCATCCGGCGGCTTCCACGGACTCACGTTTATTCCTGAAACGGAGTTCGGAGTAACGCCGACAGGCGTTGATGTGTATCGCTTCCGCCATACGACCTGTGGCCTTGAGGCGAAAAAGGACAGCCTGCAATCCGCCGAGCTGCGCGATGACGCGCAAATTTCCGATCACCGCCTGGGAAACAAGCAGGCGGGCGGTGACGTGGGATTTGAATTTTCCTACGGCGCCTTCGATGAGTTCCTGGCCGCCGCTGTACGCGGAGCTTGGGCCGGGGACGTGCTCAAGGCGGGCGTCACCATGCGCTCGTTCACGATCCAGCGTCTGTTCCGGGACATCGGGCAGTATGAGACATTCACCGGCTGTGAGGTGAACACGCTTTCCCTTACGGTGGCAACCAACGCCATGGTCACGGGGAGCATCAATTTTGTGGGCAAAGACGGGGGATTTGCCGACGCGCCGCTCTCCCTGAGTCCGATCTCTCCCGGCTCTTACGCCCCTTTTGACGGTTTTTCCGGCGCCCTGTTCGAAGGGGGAACGAAAATCGCCACCGTTACCTCCATCGAACTCCAGATCAACAACAGTTTGAACCCACTCTATGTCATCGGAGATCGGGCCACGGCCGGAATTCAGGCCGGGCGCATCAATATCTCCGGTACAGTTTCCGCTTACTTCGCTAATCAGGATCTGCTCAAGCGTTTTTTGAATGAGGAAGAGTCCAGTTTGAAATTCATGCTGGGCAACGGCGTTGAGAACAGTTACAGCGTGGAAGTTCCCCGCCTCAAATACACGGCCGGAAGCAATCCGGTCAACGACGAGAGCGCGATCCAACTTTCTCTGCCGTTCCAGGCTCTGATGGATAGCGTGACCGGAAGCAATATCGTCATTACGCGGATTCCCGGCGCGGTGGTGGACGCCGTCCCGCCCACTCTGGCCACCACCAGCCCAAGCAACGGCGCGGTGGACGTGCCGGTTGACGGCAATATTGTGCTCAACTTTTCCGAGCCTGTGGTCAAGGGTTCCGGGAATATCACCATCACGGACGGCAGCGGCAACAGCGTAATCATACCGGTGACGGACGGCCAAGTGTCGGTTTACGGCAGCCAGGTCACGATTTCCTTGGACGCGCCGCTCCAGGCGTCCACCACCTATTACGTGAACATCGGTGACGGCGCGCTCACGGACGCCGCAGGCAACGCCTTCACGGGCATTGTTGACACCACCACCCTGAGTTTCACCACGGCGGCGTAA
- a CDS encoding SAP domain-containing protein, with amino-acid sequence MDTRKLWRNGDFIIVNAGSPKETVLLAESWGLAPEVAAGRADHGDQHGDENLNEMTVAELREHAKAHGIQIPAMSTTKAAILEVIGSAEAGKSGAAPTA; translated from the coding sequence ATGGACACACGCAAACTCTGGCGGAACGGCGATTTCATCATCGTGAACGCGGGCAGCCCCAAAGAAACGGTGTTGCTGGCCGAAAGCTGGGGGCTGGCCCCCGAAGTTGCCGCCGGGCGCGCGGATCACGGGGATCAGCACGGCGATGAAAACCTGAACGAAATGACGGTGGCCGAGCTGCGGGAGCACGCCAAGGCGCATGGCATCCAGATCCCGGCCATGTCCACCACCAAGGCGGCTATCCTGGAAGTAATCGGCAGTGCGGAAGCGGGCAAGTCCGGAGCCGCGCCCACGGCGTAG
- a CDS encoding phage tail terminator-like protein: MSREALRAALESELRAFSTPRALPVAGENRTFHPNGHHPYLETSIIVSDEGAAALGENAASKIDGFMQVDVVTEAGKGPGEADRIKDALNMHFGRRRIEGDGVTIIVSGVRTAPSGYARAAEYILPVDIRFTAYATFQRG, from the coding sequence GTGAGCCGGGAAGCGCTGCGCGCCGCGCTGGAATCCGAACTGCGGGCGTTTTCCACGCCCAGGGCGCTCCCTGTCGCGGGAGAGAACAGGACGTTTCACCCCAATGGGCACCACCCTTACCTGGAAACCTCCATCATTGTTTCCGACGAGGGAGCGGCCGCGTTGGGGGAAAATGCGGCATCCAAAATCGACGGATTCATGCAGGTGGATGTCGTGACGGAGGCCGGGAAAGGCCCCGGCGAAGCCGACCGGATCAAAGACGCCCTGAACATGCACTTCGGACGGAGGCGCATTGAGGGAGACGGGGTGACGATCATCGTGTCCGGGGTCAGGACCGCGCCTTCCGGGTACGCCCGGGCCGCCGAGTATATTTTGCCCGTGGACATCCGGTTCACGGCCTACGCAACATTTCAGAGAGGTTGA
- a CDS encoding DUF4055 domain-containing protein, translating into MSSLEQKSPFYALAFQRRKLAMDLYEGGERVEGVNSVDGSGKPSHSGACYLVRHAYEPDDQWQIRLVRAAYRNFAAPIVDLFASFINQGRPARALPDGLAGIETDADRLGTGANVFFDAVTRLAAAGGARFVLVDMEPPAGGTQAEDQAAGRRDVPYFVIVDADDVWDWQTDSRGLAWVSIHGLTMEERNPGEPVRFKETITIWTRREWIRHARSVTAEQASEQGGSYVEEARGDHPCGVVPLVPFLFEETSLMTGLSATDDVLSLILKLYRNDSEMDKMLFDRAVPEKIITGLDEDKIEEYKTASYNCLFHPRVDGVKACYVEPQGMSFEALARQIEKDESAIREIALRMVRPQSAVGESAEAKQIDRKQLDTQLAMYARTCADAEARCWRLAAKWLNMDGDRIATPYQDKYDVEEAVSVLTDRLLALARESVISKATVLRSEAVKAVLPPDFDPQANARELREENENNGPAGGMWSLEAALRDGKQKRDGESAADKKA; encoded by the coding sequence ATGAGCAGTCTGGAACAGAAAAGCCCGTTTTATGCCCTGGCCTTCCAGCGCCGGAAATTGGCGATGGACCTCTATGAGGGCGGTGAGCGCGTTGAAGGCGTGAACAGCGTGGACGGTTCCGGCAAGCCTTCGCACAGTGGGGCGTGTTATCTGGTGCGGCATGCCTATGAGCCCGATGATCAATGGCAAATCCGGTTGGTCCGCGCCGCGTACCGAAATTTTGCCGCGCCCATTGTGGATTTGTTCGCCAGCTTCATCAACCAGGGCAGGCCGGCGCGTGCGCTGCCTGATGGGCTGGCCGGGATTGAGACGGATGCCGACCGTCTGGGCACCGGGGCCAATGTATTCTTTGACGCCGTGACCCGGCTGGCGGCCGCCGGGGGAGCGCGCTTCGTGCTGGTGGACATGGAGCCGCCCGCCGGAGGCACGCAGGCCGAAGATCAGGCGGCCGGGCGCCGGGACGTGCCCTATTTCGTGATCGTGGACGCCGACGATGTGTGGGACTGGCAGACGGACAGCCGGGGCCTGGCGTGGGTGTCCATCCACGGGTTGACCATGGAGGAGCGCAATCCCGGAGAGCCGGTGCGCTTCAAGGAGACAATCACCATCTGGACCAGAAGAGAATGGATTCGCCATGCCCGATCCGTCACTGCGGAGCAGGCCAGTGAGCAGGGCGGAAGCTATGTGGAAGAGGCGCGGGGAGACCATCCCTGCGGCGTCGTGCCTCTGGTGCCGTTTCTGTTCGAGGAAACGAGCCTGATGACCGGGCTGTCGGCCACGGACGACGTGCTGTCGCTGATTTTGAAGCTGTACCGCAATGACAGTGAAATGGACAAGATGCTGTTCGACCGGGCGGTGCCGGAAAAGATCATTACCGGACTCGATGAAGATAAAATCGAGGAATACAAGACAGCCTCGTATAATTGCCTGTTCCATCCGCGTGTGGACGGGGTGAAGGCCTGCTATGTCGAGCCCCAGGGCATGAGTTTTGAGGCCTTGGCCCGGCAGATCGAGAAGGACGAATCCGCCATTCGGGAGATCGCGTTGCGCATGGTGCGGCCGCAGAGCGCGGTGGGCGAGAGCGCCGAGGCCAAACAGATTGACCGCAAGCAACTGGATACCCAGCTTGCCATGTACGCCCGGACCTGCGCCGACGCCGAGGCCCGTTGCTGGCGTCTGGCCGCCAAATGGTTGAACATGGACGGAGACCGCATTGCGACCCCGTATCAGGACAAGTACGACGTGGAGGAGGCGGTCTCCGTATTGACGGACCGGCTGCTGGCGTTGGCGCGCGAGAGCGTGATCAGCAAGGCGACTGTGCTCCGCAGCGAGGCGGTCAAGGCCGTGCTGCCGCCGGATTTTGATCCGCAGGCCAACGCGCGGGAACTGCGCGAAGAGAATGAGAACAACGGCCCGGCAGGCGGCATGTGGAGCCTGGAAGCGGCCTTGCGGGACGGAAAGCAGAAGCGGGACGGGGAGTCCGCAGCTGATAAAAAGGCATGA
- a CDS encoding P22 phage major capsid protein family protein, producing MPENKFLTPDIIARESLMILQSNTVMAGLVYRDYEEEFGPSKVGDTITIRKPATFEAKEFSGHTEVQDAKEGRVSLTLEKHLDVTTAVTSKQWTLELDDFSARIITPAMVALNEKLDRYLCGLYPAFHQVAGVAGSGPDSLAHLAKLDEVMNEAKIPVAGRRVVVGPATKSAMFAIPEVARADARGDEGTALREASMGRIMGMDWFMDQNINRHTAGSAKAVSALAVNGAVAAGASQMAVDGGSGAEELKLGDVFSVAGVEGSFVVTEDAIAASGAFTSVKFAPAAPESGFPDNAAITVMDSHRANLAFVRNAVALATVPLELPRGNNNAAYVSMQGMGIRVVYGYDMDTKTDIISFDLLAGAKVIDPRLGVRFMA from the coding sequence ATGCCCGAGAACAAATTTCTGACGCCGGACATCATTGCCCGCGAATCCCTGATGATTCTCCAGTCCAACACCGTCATGGCCGGGCTGGTTTACAGAGACTATGAAGAAGAGTTCGGCCCCTCCAAGGTGGGCGATACCATCACCATCCGCAAGCCTGCCACTTTTGAGGCCAAGGAATTTTCCGGTCACACCGAAGTGCAGGACGCCAAGGAAGGCCGGGTGTCGCTGACTCTGGAAAAGCATCTGGACGTGACCACCGCCGTCACCTCGAAACAGTGGACGCTGGAACTGGATGATTTTTCGGCGCGCATCATCACCCCGGCCATGGTGGCGCTCAATGAAAAGCTGGATCGCTATCTGTGCGGCCTTTATCCGGCCTTTCATCAGGTGGCGGGCGTGGCTGGTTCCGGACCGGACAGTCTGGCTCATTTGGCCAAGCTGGATGAGGTGATGAACGAGGCCAAAATCCCCGTGGCCGGACGGCGCGTGGTGGTTGGCCCGGCCACCAAGTCCGCCATGTTCGCCATTCCCGAAGTGGCCCGGGCGGATGCCCGCGGCGATGAGGGCACTGCCCTGCGGGAAGCGAGCATGGGCCGCATCATGGGCATGGACTGGTTCATGGACCAGAACATCAACCGCCACACTGCGGGCTCGGCGAAGGCGGTGAGCGCTCTGGCCGTGAACGGGGCTGTGGCGGCCGGCGCATCTCAAATGGCCGTGGATGGGGGCAGCGGGGCCGAGGAATTGAAGCTGGGCGACGTGTTCAGCGTAGCGGGCGTGGAAGGGAGCTTTGTCGTGACCGAAGACGCCATTGCCGCGAGCGGCGCGTTCACCTCTGTGAAATTCGCCCCGGCCGCTCCGGAAAGCGGTTTTCCGGACAATGCCGCCATCACGGTAATGGATTCCCACAGGGCGAATCTCGCCTTTGTCCGAAACGCCGTCGCGCTTGCCACCGTGCCCCTGGAACTGCCGCGCGGCAATAATAATGCCGCCTATGTGTCCATGCAAGGCATGGGAATCCGTGTGGTCTACGGCTACGACATGGACACCAAGACGGACATCATTTCGTTTGACCTGTTGGCCGGGGCCAAGGTCATTGACCCGCGCCTGGGCGTCCGCTTCATGGCGTAA